Proteins from a genomic interval of Lolium perenne isolate Kyuss_39 chromosome 1, Kyuss_2.0, whole genome shotgun sequence:
- the LOC127316571 gene encoding lichenase-2, which produces MASQGVASMLALALLLGAFASIPQTVESIGVCYGMSANNLPAASTVVGMFKSNGINSMRLYAPDQAALQAVGGTGVNVVVGAPNDVLSALAASPAAAASWVRNNIQAYPKVSFRYICVGNEVAGGATQNLLPAMKNVQGALASAGLGHIKVTTSVSQAILGVYSPPSAGAFTGEADAFMGPIVQFLARTGGPLMANIYPYLAWAYNPSAMDMSYALFTASGTVVQDGAYGYQNLFDTTVDAFYTAMAKHGGSGVKLVVSESGWPSGGGQAANPANARTYNQYLINHVGRGTPRHPGGIETYVFSMFNENQKDNGVEQNWGLFYPNMQHVYPISF; this is translated from the exons ATGGCAAGCCAAGGTGTTGCCTCCATGTTGGCTCTCGCATTGCTCCTTGGAGCCTTCGCCTCCATCCCACAAA CCGTCGAGTCCATCGGGGTGTGCTACGGTATGAGCGCCAACAACCTGCCGGCGGCGAGCACCGTGGTGGGCATGTTCAAATCCAACGGGATCAACTCCATGCGGCTGTACGCGCCGGACCAGGCGGCGCTCCAGGCCGTCGGAGGCACAGGCGTGAACGTGGTCGTCGGCGCGCCCAACGACGTGCTCTCCGCCCTCGCCGCCAGCCCCGCCGCCGCAGCATCCTGGGTGCGGAACAACATCCAGGCGTACCCCAAGGTCTCCTTCCGGTACATCTGCGTCGGCAACGAGGTCGCCGGCGGCGCCACCCAGAACCTCCTCCCCGCCATGAAGAACGTGCAGGGCGCGCTGGCGTCGGCCGGGCTGGGGCACATCAAGGTGACCACGTCGGTGTCGCAGGCCATCCTCGGCGTGTACAGCCCGCCCTCCGCCGGCGCCTTCACCGGTGAGGCGGACGCGTTCATGGGCCCCATCGTGCAGTTCCTCGCCCGCACCGGCGGGCCGCTCATGGCCAACATCTACCCGTACCTGGCGTGGGCCTACAACCCGAGCGCCATGGACATGAGCTACGCGCTCTTCACCGCCTCCGGCACCGTGGTCCAGGACGGAGCCTACGGGTACCAGAACCTGTTCGACACCACCGTGGACGCCTTCTACACGGCCATGGCCAAGCACGGTGGCAGCGGGGTGAAGCTCGTGGTTTCGGAGAGCGGGTGGCCGTCGGGCGGCGGCCAGGCGGCGAACCCGGCCAACGCGAGGACCTACAACCAGTACCTCATCAACCATGTCGGACGCGGCACCCCGCGGCACCCGGGCGGCATCGAGACCTACGTCTTCTCCATGTTCAACGAGAACCAGAAGGACAACGGCGTGGAGCAGAACTGGGGGCTCTTCTACCCAAACATGCAGCACGTCTACCCCATCAGCTTCTGA